One Thermodesulfovibrionales bacterium DNA segment encodes these proteins:
- the lpxI gene encoding UDP-2,3-diacylglucosamine diphosphatase LpxI (LpxI, functionally equivalent to LpxH, replaces it in LPS biosynthesis in a minority of bacteria.): protein MKTVGLIAGMGDLPKAVAAEARAKGFRVIAVALEPLADEGLSACVDDIRWVNVGKLGEIIESLKRSGVKEAVMAGKVPKSLLYKSRITPDLRAVKLLFTLKDRRDDSILLAITKELEKDGISLLNTTDFCSGILAPDGMMTKSGPSRDELKDIAFGWKIAKEIGGLDIGQTVVVKDRAVMAIEAIEGTDEAIRRGGRYASEGAVVIKVSKPNQDMRFDVPVVGPSTLQAMIEVKARVLAVEAGKTILIGKEDLLTGADRAGISVVGHRQT from the coding sequence ATGAAGACAGTAGGCTTGATAGCAGGAATGGGAGACCTTCCAAAGGCCGTTGCTGCTGAGGCGAGGGCAAAGGGATTCCGTGTCATCGCGGTCGCCCTCGAACCTCTCGCTGACGAGGGACTGTCGGCCTGCGTCGACGATATCCGATGGGTAAACGTCGGCAAGCTGGGTGAAATCATAGAATCCCTGAAACGCTCCGGAGTAAAAGAAGCGGTAATGGCGGGAAAGGTACCAAAGTCGCTCCTTTACAAGAGCAGGATTACGCCTGATCTGAGAGCGGTAAAGCTGCTCTTTACCCTCAAGGACAGACGGGATGATTCGATCCTCCTCGCGATCACGAAGGAGCTCGAAAAAGACGGAATCTCCCTCCTGAATACCACTGATTTCTGTTCAGGCATACTTGCCCCTGATGGTATGATGACGAAAAGCGGGCCTTCCCGCGATGAGTTGAAAGACATCGCCTTCGGATGGAAGATCGCGAAGGAGATCGGGGGACTGGATATAGGCCAGACCGTCGTCGTGAAAGACCGTGCTGTTATGGCGATAGAGGCGATTGAAGGGACCGATGAAGCGATAAGGAGAGGGGGGAGGTACGCCTCTGAAGGGGCTGTCGTGATAAAGGTGAGTAAACCGAACCAGGATATGCGGTTCGACGTTCCTGTTGTCGGCCCCAGCACCCTTCAGGCGATGATCGAGGTGAAAGCGAGGGTTCTCGCGGTGGAGGCCGGAAAAACAATCCTCATCGGGAAGGAGGATCTCCTGACCGGGGCCGACCGAGCGGGGATATCGGTAGTCGGCCACAGGCAGACGTGA
- the lpxA gene encoding acyl-ACP--UDP-N-acetylglucosamine O-acyltransferase, which yields MTKAIHATAIVDREATIDKDVSIGPFCIIKGKVTVKRGTKLSSHVVIEGKTEIGEDCTIYPFTSIGLPPQDLKYRNEETGLVIGNGNIIRECTTIHRASVSGDRLTVIGDHNFLMAYVHIAHDCKIGSHVTMANAATLAGHVTIDDYAVVGGLVAVHQFTRIGAYAMVGGFSGIGQDIPPYTIASGARAKLFGLNTVGLKRQGFSDASINALKKAYKILFREKRTLKDAIKKIKAELPSTEEIRIFIEFIEKNKRGICR from the coding sequence ATGACAAAGGCGATCCATGCTACGGCTATCGTAGACAGAGAGGCAACCATTGATAAGGATGTGTCCATCGGGCCCTTCTGCATCATAAAAGGCAAAGTGACTGTGAAGAGGGGGACAAAGCTCTCATCTCATGTCGTGATTGAGGGAAAGACGGAGATCGGCGAAGATTGCACCATATACCCGTTCACGAGCATCGGTCTGCCGCCGCAGGACCTAAAATACCGGAACGAAGAGACCGGTCTCGTCATCGGGAACGGGAACATCATACGGGAATGCACAACCATCCACAGGGCCTCTGTGAGCGGTGACAGACTGACCGTCATCGGAGACCATAATTTTCTCATGGCCTACGTCCATATCGCCCATGACTGCAAGATCGGCAGCCACGTCACGATGGCGAATGCGGCGACCCTTGCCGGCCACGTAACCATTGATGACTATGCCGTCGTCGGAGGCCTTGTTGCGGTGCATCAGTTCACGAGGATCGGTGCCTATGCGATGGTCGGTGGGTTCAGTGGCATAGGCCAGGACATTCCGCCCTATACCATAGCATCCGGAGCCAGGGCGAAGCTCTTCGGCCTGAATACCGTGGGACTGAAAAGGCAGGGATTCAGCGATGCGAGCATCAATGCGCTCAAGAAGGCATACAAGATACTCTTCAGAGAGAAGAGAACCCTGAAGGACGCCATCAAGAAGATCAAGGCAGAACTGCCAAGCACCGAAGAGATAAGAATCTTCATCGAGTTTATAGAAAAGAACAAGAGGGGAATCTGCAGATAG
- the fabZ gene encoding 3-hydroxyacyl-ACP dehydratase FabZ, with the protein MIMDVKEIQDLLPHRYPFLMVDRIVELEPWKKAVGIKNVTVNEPFFIGHFPGNPIMPGVLIVEAMAQVSGIMAFRSGVQGDAVYFMSIEKAKFRKPVVPGDQLRLEVIALQQRGNVWKFSGTALVDGKVVAEADFTAMVLKKENSQRTEDASDNSGKVS; encoded by the coding sequence ATGATAATGGACGTTAAGGAGATCCAGGATCTTCTTCCCCACAGATATCCCTTTCTCATGGTCGACAGGATTGTCGAGTTGGAACCGTGGAAGAAGGCCGTCGGCATAAAGAATGTGACGGTAAACGAGCCCTTCTTTATCGGACATTTCCCGGGAAATCCGATAATGCCGGGAGTATTAATCGTAGAGGCGATGGCCCAGGTTTCGGGGATCATGGCATTCCGCTCCGGAGTGCAGGGGGATGCGGTCTACTTCATGAGCATAGAGAAGGCGAAGTTCAGGAAGCCTGTTGTGCCCGGCGACCAGCTGCGGCTCGAGGTAATTGCCCTCCAACAGCGGGGAAATGTCTGGAAGTTCTCGGGGACCGCCCTCGTAGACGGAAAGGTCGTTGCAGAGGCAGACTTCACGGCTATGGTACTCAAGAAGGAGAATAGCCAAAGAACAGAGGATGCCTCCGACAACTCAGGGAAGGTGTCCTGA
- the lpxD gene encoding UDP-3-O-(3-hydroxymyristoyl)glucosamine N-acyltransferase: protein MKLGEIATRLGGEAKGDPETDILGVAGIHDVEEGEITFLSDRRLIEACARSKASCVLVGEFIPELRKPQIIVKNPQLAFAELLALFHRKPVKRTGISTLASVSARATIGPDVSVGPFAYIADGAVIGRNTVISPGVFIGDDAVIGDDCIIYPHVTVREKAKIGNRVIIHAGSVIGSDGFGYVLEDGRHHKIPQVGGVVIGDDVEIGANVTIDRATTGDTIIGSGTKIDNLVQIAHNVKIGESSIIVAQVGIAGSSEIGNFVVLGGQVGVPDHVRISDGTMVGAQSGVLGDLDKGIYSGSPAIPHRDFLKAAALFARLPEINKRLRELEAKIKSLEEAP from the coding sequence ATGAAACTCGGAGAGATCGCGACACGTCTCGGCGGAGAAGCCAAAGGGGATCCGGAGACAGATATTCTGGGTGTAGCAGGCATCCACGATGTGGAGGAAGGTGAGATCACCTTCCTCTCCGACCGCAGGCTCATCGAGGCATGTGCCCGGAGTAAGGCGTCGTGCGTTCTCGTTGGGGAATTCATTCCCGAATTGCGGAAACCCCAGATCATCGTAAAGAATCCCCAACTCGCCTTCGCAGAGTTGCTGGCCCTCTTCCATAGGAAACCGGTCAAACGGACCGGCATAAGCACATTGGCATCTGTCTCAGCGAGAGCGACAATAGGCCCTGACGTTTCCGTCGGCCCCTTTGCATATATCGCTGACGGAGCGGTCATCGGAAGGAATACGGTCATTTCCCCAGGGGTATTTATCGGGGATGATGCGGTCATCGGTGATGACTGTATCATCTATCCTCATGTGACCGTAAGGGAAAAGGCGAAGATCGGCAACAGGGTGATCATTCATGCGGGTTCCGTGATCGGCTCCGACGGCTTCGGTTATGTATTAGAGGACGGGAGGCATCACAAGATTCCCCAGGTCGGCGGTGTCGTCATAGGAGACGATGTCGAGATAGGCGCAAACGTCACCATAGACAGGGCGACAACAGGCGATACGATCATCGGGAGCGGCACGAAGATTGACAATCTCGTCCAGATCGCCCATAACGTGAAGATCGGGGAAAGCTCGATCATCGTCGCTCAGGTAGGGATTGCGGGGAGTTCCGAGATAGGAAATTTTGTTGTCCTCGGAGGTCAGGTCGGGGTCCCAGATCATGTACGGATAAGTGACGGCACCATGGTCGGAGCTCAGTCCGGTGTTTTAGGGGACCTTGATAAAGGCATCTATTCAGGCAGCCCCGCTATACCGCACAGAGACTTTCTCAAGGCGGCCGCTCTCTTTGCAAGGCTTCCGGAGATCAACAAGAGGCTCCGGGAACTGGAGGCAAAAATAAAAAGCTTAGAGGAGGCACCATGA
- a CDS encoding OmpH family outer membrane protein yields the protein MGKITEKKRHSVLWVGFVVFLVTLGLVKASSATDGVKIGYVDLRVALNESESGKKAKTELETLIKTKQAAIEEKGKNVEKLKAELEKQGSVLSAEAKKAKEEEIERLLRDYQRMVQDAQAEIKKKEDQITGGIIKEIREVIDKIGQEDGYSLILENVEGIILYSRKDLDVTDKVIKRYNETRTKDKK from the coding sequence ATGGGCAAGATAACAGAGAAGAAGAGGCATTCCGTTTTATGGGTTGGTTTTGTGGTATTCCTGGTGACGCTGGGTCTCGTGAAAGCTTCATCCGCCACAGATGGCGTCAAGATCGGATATGTCGATCTCAGGGTCGCTCTCAATGAATCAGAGTCCGGCAAGAAGGCGAAGACCGAACTTGAAACCCTCATAAAGACGAAACAGGCCGCCATCGAGGAAAAGGGAAAGAACGTCGAAAAGCTCAAGGCAGAACTCGAAAAGCAGGGGTCAGTCCTCTCGGCTGAGGCAAAGAAGGCAAAAGAAGAGGAGATAGAGAGACTCTTGAGGGATTACCAGAGGATGGTTCAGGATGCCCAGGCGGAGATAAAGAAAAAAGAAGATCAGATTACGGGAGGCATCATTAAGGAAATCAGGGAGGTCATAGACAAGATAGGCCAGGAAGACGGATACTCGCTTATCCTCGAAAATGTTGAAGGCATCATCCTCTACTCGAGGAAAGATCTCGATGTAACCGATAAGGTGATAAAGCGTTACAACGAGACCAGGACAAAGGATAAGAAATAG
- a CDS encoding BamA/TamA family outer membrane protein, with protein sequence RDFTSLQPIGGTRELIFNAEYIFPIFTEVKLKGVAFFDYGTATDAGVSFKKSAICLPAPLATDCPMRPTTGAGIRWISPMGPIRVEYGYNLQRKAGEPQGKVEFAFGSFF encoded by the coding sequence CCAGGGATTTCACGAGTCTGCAGCCCATCGGAGGCACGAGAGAACTCATATTCAACGCAGAGTACATATTCCCGATCTTCACGGAGGTGAAATTGAAGGGAGTAGCGTTCTTTGATTATGGCACTGCCACCGACGCCGGTGTGAGCTTCAAGAAGTCCGCAATATGCCTTCCGGCGCCGCTCGCGACAGACTGCCCCATGCGGCCCACCACCGGAGCCGGCATCAGATGGATATCCCCGATGGGTCCGATAAGAGTCGAATATGGATACAATCTGCAGAGAAAAGCGGGAGAGCCGCAGGGCAAGGTGGAGTTCGCCTTCGGGAGTTTCTTCTAA